GTAGGGTTCGGCATGGCTGCGAGGAAATACACTAAGCTTAGGGATGTTAAGGGCAAGGCCCTACGATTCCTTACAGCTCCTTTGCAAACAGCTCCTTCAAATCGTCATACCCCTTTTAAAGAGTATTTTCAGCAACAAGGACACTTTTGTGCCTATTTTCAGAGAACGGCTTCTGCCCCTATCCCCCTTTATGCCTGCCTCTTTTGTCTGCCACATAGTTGCAACGGAAAATAACTTTTGTTGCCTTTTTTAGTGGCATGTAAATTTGTAAATTCATATTTATGCCGGTCCCGAAATAGTTGATCCCAAAGATGAAGCCGAAGTGATGCAGCAATTTGCCCCGAAAGTTATGTGCTGTCATTTTAACGGCGGAAGGAAGCGGATGAGAGGGGAGGGAGGAGgggacggagacggagacggggATTCGCTGTCAAAGTTGTTGCACATTTGATGCACATAAAATTCTTTGAATGCCTCATCAAATGTTGAACAGCCAGCGAAATTTTGATTGTCACCCGTTCGTTGCCTCTGAAAGGAAGCCCCCATAACGAGGTAAATATACGGCAGGGGGGGACTGGAGCACGTAGTTGCCACTTGAGGGGCCAGCCAGCATGAATCGACTGCAGGCCAACAATAGCTGCGTAAATAATGAAAAAAGCCAAATTAAACGACAGCCCTGGTGCCTGGTGCGCCATCCCAGTGCCGTGCCTGGCCGTCCGGGCCGTGGCCATGGCCCATTGAGCGCTCATCCAATTGAGTTAGTATTTGCATTCGAGTGCCAATTAGCTGGGGTTCCAGTCAGGATGGTATAGGAGCAGCTCCCTCCGCTCTTTTTGTTCCACCATCAAGTGCCGCACAGCAGGCCGCAGTCCGCAGTCCGCGGTGTGGGCTTCGTCAAGGATTTGTCCGTGATTGTCTCAGGCCAACAGAGGGGATCCATCAAAGTAAGCTCCGATTCGCCTGGCTTAATCCCTGCAAAAATGCATTTGTGGCTGATTTTTTTGTTCCCCTAATTTCCCCCACTTCTGTCCATCCTTCTGTCCTTCTACAATTTCCTCTCTCTCGCCGGACTGCAATTTGCTCGGCTGCCCCCCAAAAGCGGAAGTGGCTGACAAGGTTTGGCTAATTGAAGGCCTCTCTCCAGGAGGATGCGACTTGCCACTGACAATATCTGCCCATCTCCCATCGAATGGTAGCATTGtagagtgtgtgtgtctctACTCTCAGCTCTTCAGCCTCGGAGGAGTCTCCTGTCTGGTTCAATTTAGACAATTCCTTCGATCCCATCGCATCACCACAAATTATGTCACGTCTTGTCGCAgtcggaaaacttttcaagTGCTTAACTTTTATCGCATAATTGAACTATGAGGCGGTTAAGTTTCGGTTTCGCTTCAGCGTCATTTAAGGCTTAGTTcgtttcggttcggttcggatGAGCAAAGTTTTTAATATCAGCATAAGCACAGTTTTGCACTTGGTCTGCAGGTTTCCGAATACTCGCAGTCTGCTCTCCAGACAACACTCTGGAAGGAGTATGGTGTATGATGTATAGACTAAAGGATACTCAACTATTCAGGGAGCATCACATTTAGTTGCCTTACACTATCGGTTACAGCCATTCCCTCGAAAACCATATACCCTCTGTGCACTCTGTGCACATCGTATACAAAAGCACTTTTCCAGCAGAGTACCGCCGCTCCATGGAGGATTAAAGAGATGGAGACGTATCCATGCATGCGAAGCCGGCGAATCGCCAATCAACATCATCGTcaacgacgatgacgacgacggcAGTGACTATAACCGCAGCCATCACAAATGCCATTAGAGAGGCGCAGACCGGTCGAGTTGGGTTAGCCCCCACCGCCGcccccgctcccgctcccgccaCTCAGCAGCAAGGACATAAGGACATGCCACCCGCACAGCCCCACCACaggacagcagcaacaacaacgctGCCTCGTGGCACTAGTTACTAGTGCtgcggcaggggcagcgggtgGCGGTGAGGACGCTCAACTAACGCATCGTAAATTGAGATTTCTATTTATTGTCAGCgaccgcagcagcagcagcagcagcatcatcacCATTGTAGCTAGTGGCAGAGTCAGAGCAGAGGCAGCATCAGGTTCATACATCTGTCGGTTCGGATTGGTTCGGTTCGGTCCAGTCACCCACTCAGTGGATGGCCCTCCTCCTTCTGTCCTTCTGCTCCTCCACCCGCCTGTCACCGACTTGACGCGGTCTGCCGACTTCATAAAGTCGCTTAAGCATTTTTAATGGACTTTTAAGTTTGCTTCTATTGTTTCATTTTCATTCTAGTTCTTCTAGTTTGTACATATATCACTCCATTCGGAGGTTAAATTGTGGCTGGTTCTGCGAGTATATGCGTTTCGAGACGGTAATGAGGGTGCagtaaaaattaataaataaattcagCCATACCTCCCCGGGCGATGATGACTTGTGAGTGATTTAGTGGGATTAAATGTAGAAAAGTTTATAAAAAGGATAATCCGCACAATCCTCTGCTTTTGTCAGCTTTTTCGCTTGTGGATGTGGAAGGGATTTTGCTAAAACGAGAAAAAAGGTAGCATTTCTTTCTAGTTAATTAAAGCCATTTCTTTCACCCAAAATATACTCATGAAAATCATTCCATTCGCGAAGCGTATTTGCATTGCAATCAAGTCGAATATCTTTTCTTAATCAAGAACATACACATTTTGTGGAGCACTCCCCGGCTGTCCTTGTTGTGGCATACTCGCATGGTGGGGCTGCCTTCAGGCGACGAGAGCTCCGCAAATACAATTAACAATAGTTATTCGATTCAATGAAGTCCTGTGGCAGATATTTCCTTTTCTATTAATATCATATTCGTATATTTGATGATCTACTTATTTCAATCAATGTTCTGTCAACTACTCTCGAGAAGGCTCCTCTTTGCTTTTCCTCCATCCTCCATCCTCTATCCTCCATCAGGCATCCGCCATCCAACTGTCAATCATCGGGAAAATCCTCTCGGGGCGGCGCGTCGGGCGATGGATGAGTTTGTGAATTTGTGCAGGGGTGAGAGGGACTTTGGCTGGCTTTATTATGGAAATTAAATTGATATTTAAGTGACACTGCTGCTGGCAGCGGAGTGAGCAAGATAAAATTCGGCTGACGGCAAATTGTTCGCCCATATTCCTTTGTTGAAgatgaaatgaaatttttaTGAGCTTAAATTCGGGCTCATCGCATCGCTTCGTAGCCTGGATGCCACGCCATCTAATGGAGCAGCAGTCCTGGCCAGATGTGGCCGCTCTGAGAGCCGGCCATGTATGTGGTCAGCTTATGGTTTGTTGGCCCTGATCCCCGTCCCTGTCCCTTTCCTTGTCCTGGTTTTAGTCCTGGTATTTTGACCTTTTGGCTCCAGGGCTGGCCGCCGCCTTTCGTCTGTTGGGTTTAATTAATATGCAAATGGGCGAAAAAGGCAAAAAGCAAAACGGCTGGCAGCAATTTAAATTTAGTTTCTCCTCTCGTTTTCTTTAATGAACTGCACTCCGCACGAATTTGCGCACTTGCGTCGTAGCCCGAGACTTTTGGTTTGCTGAAATATTTATCGAATGTGTAACTTGTGCTTTGCCACAACTTTTCCACACGTGGCGCATACATTTTCGGGGCAACTTGCAGGCAAACTTTTCCCCTCTCATATTCATAAAGGTATTCGtatctgccgctgctgctgctgctgttgctgtcgctgcCAGTTGGCCGCATCCGCATCGCCATTTGCAATTCCATGTGCGGTACATTTCCGGTTTGTCGGAAATGCATTTCCGTTTCCGCCATcgccaatgtttgcccactgTTTGGCTGAACATCAATTGGGTATTTTGACAGGCATTTCACAAAGACCACCGCTCCCATCCCATCCATTCAGTCGGCGCCCCAGAGCCTCAGAGTAAGAGTCACCCGCTAATGCACTCAGTTGGCCATTCAACCAATTTGGTTACACGATTTTAATGCAATTTATTGCACAGCATTGGCCTCGATTGGCCGGCCATCGTCCGGCCACTTGTGCAActgatttgatttttattagCATTTTATGCGATTTGCTGAAGTGTCCATGAAACATGGAATTGCCGTTGACCACTTCAGactgaaaattaaattaaacacGATCGCAGGTCTCGCAGTACGAGTGCCCACTCTGTGGACAGCCGTCcgactctgcctctgcctgtcTCCATCTGCCATTTGCCAGTGTTGACCCTCTTTCACAGCCCAGAGACACACTTTCTGTGGCCACCCACCGCAATAAAGCGCTCAAACGCTGTCTGCCCTATCGAATTTCACACTTTTCCGCGCAACGCGAACAAAGGAAAACATGGAAAACTCAGCGGGGCACAAAAAGAGGCAATCAATGAGGCGCTTTAACCACACCAACTGCTGGTGGAAATTCACCtccatctgtatctgcatctatATGGAATATCTGCATCCGTGTCTGCATTGTGTTGGATTTTTACTCTTCCATGGCTCTTAATATATTTTTCGAAATACTTTTTGCTTGCCGCACAGTCATTTGGCACACCAGAGAGCCCGTTCTGTTGTTGTCTTTGATCCAACGATATCTGATGAGTCACGTTTCAATAAGGATTACACAGAAGTGAAGCGGTGAATATTCGAAAGCACTTCTTTATGGAATTTCCCTCCGATTTTTCACGGATTACAGATATGAGGGCCAATCCAAGCTAAAAGAATATTTGTAATGGATTACACAGAAATATTCATTTAATTAAGGAAGCTTCAAAGATGATCCAATTTACAATTGGAATACGTAGAAAGTGGAAAATAAATTGCCTTCTTTTTGTAAGTATATTCTCCTGAAAATTATATTAATGGAACATTTCAAGGGAGCTACCACAAATATGCATTAATTGGGTAAGTGGGAATGTCTAAGATGGTTTTTTTGACACATTTTGAAAATGATATGTCTAATAATCCCTCAATAGATGAGGAGATTCCTACAAATTAAAGGGGACATTAAATTCCTGAAACAGGGGTATCCCTCGAGCGCACGCCAAGTCATTGAGACCGAATGCTTCCATTAGTTTCGTCTGGCTTCCAATTCAATGCCTGATAATTGGACATAATTATGGCCGTTCTGGCCCTGTCAGGTCTGAGCTGCATTCGCTTGGCATGGAGCCGTGAGTGGAGCGGATGGGTCAACCGCAGCGGGGAGCATCTGCCAGTAGCAGATCCGCCGAGGGCATGGAGTGGGGATATGCTATAGAGCGAGTGCAGATGGAAAATTGGAGAGcccaataaatatttattaggACCGCCTGTGCTTGccaaaaattaaatttgttttcATTAAGCCAGACAAAGCCGTTTAAGGTGGCAAGAAAATATATGCTCCGTCTCCTGGACGACTCTCCTCCCCTCTGGCAAGGAGTTGGCGCTGCCGCGAAAATATGCTTAAAATTAAAAAGGGTATCCTCTCTCTCTGGGGTATCTTCAGTGTCAGGCTCGTCGTCGCCTTCGTCAGCTTTGACGTGGCCAAAACATTTTGCGGGCTTAATTGTGCGCAAGCCAAGCAGAtaaaaaacgaaaatgaaaAAGTTTTCGGCCCCAACCGCCAACCGCCAAGAAAAGGAGGGGAAAACGCGAAACAAAAGCGAGAGGAAAAGCGGGAAATCGCAAGAGAAAAGGAGCATTGAATGCTTCAATCGGTGGAGGCAAAAAAAGTaacgaaacaaaacaaaattaaagTAAACAATGCGAAAAAAAGATATAGTAGCTGTGGCAAAGCCGATTTGTTGGGTACCCTTCTTAAACAGATATAGATTTCAGAGCTGATGGAATATTTCTGCCATTGATGGCCCAAGAGTCTGGTTGAAACCAAAATACCCCGTCTACAAGGGTATGTAGAATATGCGACAGGGTTCACAGACAAAGTAGAAAGGCAAACAAAGCCGTGGACCCTGGTAGGACACGGCGCCAGGGACAAgtccagggccagggccagggcctgGGCCAGGGACAGAGACCGAGATGTCAGTAAACAAAATCACAATTAACTGAAAATGACAAAAAATAACAACGGCAAAGGAGCAGCGAGCAGCGAGCATGTGACAATGGCGCACGGCAGAGGCAGAGTCAAAGGCAGAGCGCTCTGGGCGTCAAGGATATGCGTCTCACTTTAAAGTGTTAAAAAAGAGACACCCAGGACATCCCAAGGTCTCTGGGAGAGGCAAATGGGGGGCGCGTGTGCTCGTCATAAAGCATTTTAATTGCCGTTCCCCCACATTCCGTACTATGGCAGAGGGTTTTCCGGCTTTTCCCGGGAGAAATGATTACGGGAGCTTCATTCTCGTACCCTCCGCAGTTTATTGAAACGGAAACAAAGACAACGACAACGATGAATATTTAGTGATTAGAAAAGGGTTTCTTCGGCATCGGCTGCTTGCCCTCGTCATTCACCATCAGACATTTCTGCACGGCCTGGTGGAAGTCAGAGCAGAGCGTCATGTCGCACTCAAAGTCGTAGGTACCCACCCGAATCGGCTCACTGCAATACTGACGATTGTTTCCACGCTCTTCTCCGTCTTCGACAGTGCAGCTGGCTGCTTTTGACAAGGACTCCCTTTGGTTGGATTGAACTCCTGGCAGATAGTCCATGCTGGTCGCTCGGGAATCTGCGCAAACCTTCGAGCCTTGATGAAACATTTCACTCTCAAAAGGAGGCACTCACCTGTAACCGCAAAGTAAAATTATCGATTCGATTTTCCATAGACTATGCCTGCCCCACACGAAGCGAAGCGAATGCCTCGAATGCCAACCAAG
This region of Drosophila miranda strain MSH22 chromosome 2, D.miranda_PacBio2.1, whole genome shotgun sequence genomic DNA includes:
- the LOC117186934 gene encoding uncharacterized protein LOC117186934 isoform X4; protein product: MDYLPGVQSNQRESLSKAASCTVEDGEERGNNRQYCSEPIRVGTYDFECDMTLCSDFHQAVQKCLMVNDEGKQPMPKKPFSNH
- the LOC117186934 gene encoding uncharacterized protein LOC117186934 isoform X3 — encoded protein: MENRIDNFTLRLQVCADSRATSMDYLPGVQSNQRESLSKAASCTVEDGEERGNNRQYCSEPIRAVQKCLMVNDEGKQPMPKKPFSNH
- the LOC117186934 gene encoding uncharacterized protein LOC117186934 isoform X1, with protein sequence MENRIDNFTLRLQVCADSRATSMDYLPGVQSNQRESLSKAASCTVEDGEERGNNRQYCSEPIRVGTYDFECDMTLCSDFHQAVQKCLMVNDEGKQPMPKKPFSNH
- the LOC117186934 gene encoding uncharacterized protein LOC117186934 isoform X2 produces the protein MFHQGSKVCADSRATSMDYLPGVQSNQRESLSKAASCTVEDGEERGNNRQYCSEPIRVGTYDFECDMTLCSDFHQAVQKCLMVNDEGKQPMPKKPFSNH